A window of the Candidatus Omnitrophota bacterium genome harbors these coding sequences:
- a CDS encoding secretin N-terminal domain-containing protein has protein sequence MNLFNKKTTVLIFILLLGLISLKNAFTQDNAQQAQSGSTQQPSNPTANTPLPNNSPIPQTSEQQKDTRDPTDNPSTNPALLPISSSSTTKVASEEEITKGVKVDGEERLSLDLKGIDINELFRILSLKMGVTIVPTKSVAGRVNIFLNNLSFEDALDVVLVSQDLAADRNNEIINIMTSSEYERLYGKKYNEKRKYRSLKLNFAKPATIFNALGQIKSDIGKIIVDEATGTIIMLDIPEKLDQMEKTVKDLDRSPQTEIFDIKYAKPADIKTQIASAITTGPGEVFVDERSGKLIISDLPDKMKKLKRMVKAIDEESRQVFIEAEIVQITLKDEYQRGISWEKLIQDKNIHGIDLKGTLPASPSFTPSPLLTAANYTFTFGTLAADRFTTTLQFLNTIGATKILSRPRIAAINNQEAKIMVGSREAYISQSQSQSDVTTITSENVQFIDVGVKLSVVPTINKDGYITMKIKPEVSSVRETITTALKSTIPIVETSEAETVVKVKDGTMIMIAGLMKNESRRDRVGLPWFSKIPLIGAAFGSDAQQKKRTELIVFLTPHLISGENLFQGTEPERMIPYDIVAEDTKEDIIERKVGEIKMSPKKEEAVLEALQTPKTSGSSIKPDTKQTEVQEKLKGIKEF, from the coding sequence ATGAACTTATTTAATAAAAAAACTACTGTATTAATTTTCATTTTATTACTGGGCTTAATTTCTTTAAAAAATGCTTTTACTCAGGATAATGCACAACAGGCTCAATCTGGCAGTACACAGCAACCAAGCAATCCTACAGCAAATACACCTCTCCCCAACAACTCTCCAATTCCTCAAACGAGTGAACAACAAAAAGACACCAGGGATCCTACTGATAACCCTTCAACAAATCCAGCTTTGCTGCCAATTTCTTCTTCTAGTACTACCAAAGTCGCTTCAGAAGAAGAAATTACAAAAGGCGTAAAAGTTGATGGAGAAGAAAGACTCTCTCTTGACTTAAAAGGGATTGATATCAACGAGCTTTTTAGGATTCTTTCTTTAAAAATGGGAGTCACAATTGTCCCAACTAAGAGTGTCGCTGGGAGAGTAAACATCTTCTTAAATAACCTTTCTTTTGAAGACGCTCTTGACGTAGTCTTAGTAAGCCAAGATTTAGCCGCGGATAGAAATAATGAAATAATAAACATAATGACTTCCTCCGAATACGAACGACTATATGGAAAAAAATACAATGAAAAAAGAAAATACAGAAGCCTTAAATTGAATTTTGCAAAGCCGGCAACCATATTTAATGCGCTTGGCCAAATTAAATCTGACATTGGTAAGATTATCGTTGACGAAGCAACCGGCACAATAATTATGTTGGATATCCCAGAAAAATTAGATCAGATGGAGAAAACTGTCAAAGACCTGGATCGATCTCCTCAAACCGAAATATTTGATATTAAATACGCAAAACCCGCTGATATAAAAACTCAAATAGCAAGCGCAATAACTACCGGCCCGGGTGAAGTTTTTGTTGATGAACGCTCAGGAAAACTTATCATTAGTGACCTGCCGGATAAAATGAAGAAATTAAAGCGCATGGTTAAGGCTATTGATGAAGAATCCCGACAGGTATTTATTGAAGCGGAAATCGTGCAAATCACCTTAAAAGATGAATACCAAAGAGGAATCAGCTGGGAAAAACTAATTCAAGATAAAAATATACACGGCATTGACTTAAAAGGTACGCTTCCTGCTTCGCCTTCATTTACACCTTCGCCATTATTAACAGCTGCAAATTATACCTTTACTTTCGGAACGCTTGCCGCAGACAGATTCACAACCACACTGCAATTCCTTAATACAATAGGAGCCACAAAAATACTTTCCAGGCCCCGCATTGCTGCAATTAATAACCAAGAGGCAAAAATTATGGTTGGCTCCCGCGAAGCCTATATTTCACAATCCCAAAGCCAATCTGACGTTACTACAATCACCTCAGAAAACGTCCAATTCATAGACGTCGGTGTTAAATTGAGCGTTGTTCCTACGATTAATAAAGATGGCTATATTACAATGAAAATCAAACCCGAAGTCAGTTCAGTCAGGGAAACAATTACTACTGCGCTAAAAAGCACTATCCCAATCGTAGAAACTTCTGAAGCTGAAACTGTAGTAAAAGTAAAAGACGGTACCATGATTATGATTGCAGGCTTAATGAAAAATGAAAGCAGAAGAGATAGGGTAGGACTTCCGTGGTTTTCAAAAATACCGCTTATTGGAGCTGCTTTTGGCTCTGACGCCCAGCAAAAAAAGAGAACAGAATTAATAGTATTTCTTACTCCACATCTAATCTCCGGAGAGAATTTATTCCAAGGCACCGAACCTGAAAGAATGATTCCCTATGATATCGTCGCAGAAGATACTAAAGAGGATATTATTGAAAGAAAGGTTGGAGAAATTAAGATGTCGCCAAAGAAAGAAGAGGCCGTCTTAGAAGCATTGCAAACTCCAAAAACTTCCGGTAGTTCAATTAAACCGGATACGAAACAAACTGAAGTGCAAGAGAAACTTAAAGGAATTAAAGAATTTTAA
- a CDS encoding tetratricopeptide repeat protein yields the protein MRENEKKAWVTILAILIALGLQRVAFAQAKESQQINPVSQKDTINLINDVIKDKNKDKVKISVKENKLPQQPTQVKVDNPGIKAESKIKSIQTNEERLRNQLEEIIKELNLKTDELKQKQAELTNFEKLSKNMNDERLILKKTLEKEREKSKESIEKLQDKVYTLSNKRDLEMAQLYEKLGTAYVQAKLYEDAITAYTKSLKINRKNAQVHYDLGLLYKHSLNNNSKAIYHFKQYLWIKPDAPNRKDIEYLINMLESSNPILQEPFR from the coding sequence ATGAGAGAAAACGAAAAGAAAGCCTGGGTCACAATATTAGCAATATTGATAGCCTTAGGACTTCAAAGAGTTGCTTTTGCCCAAGCCAAAGAATCTCAACAGATTAATCCCGTATCCCAAAAAGATACCATCAACCTTATAAATGATGTTATAAAAGATAAGAATAAAGATAAAGTTAAAATATCCGTAAAAGAAAACAAACTACCGCAACAACCAACTCAGGTAAAAGTTGATAATCCTGGTATAAAAGCGGAAAGCAAAATTAAATCAATACAAACAAATGAAGAACGCTTAAGGAATCAACTTGAGGAGATAATCAAAGAATTGAACCTAAAAACCGATGAACTTAAGCAAAAGCAGGCGGAACTGACTAATTTTGAGAAACTTTCCAAAAATATGAATGACGAACGGCTGATTTTAAAGAAAACTCTAGAGAAAGAAAGAGAAAAGTCAAAAGAATCAATAGAAAAGTTACAAGATAAAGTTTATACATTATCTAACAAAAGAGACCTTGAAATGGCTCAATTATATGAAAAATTAGGGACTGCTTATGTTCAAGCTAAACTCTATGAAGATGCAATAACCGCCTACACTAAATCATTAAAAATCAACCGTAAAAACGCGCAAGTCCACTACGATTTAGGATTATTATACAAACATTCACTAAATAACAACTCTAAAGCGATCTATCATTTTAAACAATACTTATGGATTAAGCCTGATGCACCTAACAGGAAAGACATTGAATACCTGATAAATATGCTTGAATCAAGCAATCCTATATTACAAGAGCCATTCAGGTAA
- a CDS encoding transposase, whose protein sequence is MIKVPKKFIEGALYYVTSRGDNNEEIFRDVQDYKTYAELLKKYKEQYGFKLFAFCLIPSHLHLLIELKAGLTISDIMHDLNANYTKYFNSKYERKGHLFQERFKLVLVEKETHLLEVASYIHLNPKILNIVKEPELYPYCSFANYLGKPSLDINISSEIEETKKYLKNKDHQEFIKEFSLDRSGFINKELNKKTVLGTNGFIEKVELEVEKYKSEIDSSIPDAEFKRKKRFFLVTGALSVIALIFISVYFSQVTFNLKRNLQKEMLKKQGEINLKLAHENSVIIKNLDEKYRADKVSLEAMQRRLAIEKEKTKQLEEKLNVPNK, encoded by the coding sequence ATGATTAAAGTCCCTAAAAAATTTATTGAAGGCGCACTATACTACGTAACAAGCCGCGGTGATAATAATGAAGAAATTTTTAGAGATGTCCAAGATTATAAAACCTACGCTGAATTATTAAAGAAATATAAAGAACAATATGGTTTTAAATTATTCGCCTTCTGCCTGATCCCAAGCCATCTACATTTATTGATTGAATTAAAAGCTGGACTAACAATTTCTGATATTATGCATGACCTAAATGCAAACTATACAAAATATTTCAATTCAAAATATGAAAGAAAAGGCCATCTTTTCCAAGAAAGGTTTAAACTGGTTTTAGTTGAAAAAGAAACTCATCTTTTAGAGGTTGCTTCCTATATTCATCTTAATCCTAAAATCCTAAATATTGTTAAAGAGCCGGAACTTTATCCTTATTGTAGTTTCGCTAATTATTTAGGTAAACCAAGTTTAGACATTAATATCTCAAGTGAAATTGAAGAAACTAAAAAATATCTAAAAAATAAAGATCATCAAGAATTTATCAAAGAATTTTCTTTAGATAGAAGTGGTTTTATTAATAAAGAGCTCAATAAAAAGACAGTACTTGGCACAAACGGTTTTATAGAAAAAGTTGAACTTGAAGTTGAAAAATATAAATCTGAAATTGATAGCTCTATACCTGATGCGGAATTTAAAAGAAAAAAAAGGTTCTTTCTTGTTACTGGGGCTTTATCAGTAATAGCACTGATCTTTATATCTGTATACTTTTCTCAAGTCACTTTTAATCTTAAAAGAAATCTTCAAAAAGAGATGCTTAAGAAACAAGGTGAAATTAACCTTAAACTAGCACATGAAAACTCAGTTATAATAAAGAATTTGGATGAGAAATACCGCGCTGATAAAGTTTCTTTGGAAGCCATGCAAAGAAGGCTTGCGATTGAAAAAGAAAAAACAAAACAGCTTGAGGAAAAACTTAATGTGCCAAATAAATAA
- a CDS encoding tetratricopeptide repeat protein, whose protein sequence is MFDKLIRTKPFIFSLIGLSIIAIASSIALLLNSKSLKGQLDQTKQLLVKVNEEKQRVETEKEATTKENEKLQADTLNYVKLNNDFQKEKEALQKKLDDAQKVLENKEAELERQKTQLAQDEKKLTKDQAVLQRKLSDEKKSLENKLKDLETTLKKERALFHYNLAISYSKAGMNDEAIEEYRKSLTFDEKNADAYYNLAVLYKDIKTDNANAVFNYEKYLELKPDADDAEEVKNTISIIKSN, encoded by the coding sequence ATGTTTGATAAATTAATCCGCACGAAACCATTCATTTTTTCTCTAATTGGGCTAAGCATTATTGCCATTGCCTCAAGCATAGCATTACTCTTAAATAGTAAATCACTCAAAGGGCAATTAGATCAAACAAAACAACTTCTTGTAAAAGTTAACGAAGAAAAACAGCGCGTTGAAACTGAAAAAGAGGCTACCACAAAAGAAAACGAGAAACTGCAAGCCGACACATTAAATTATGTAAAATTAAATAACGATTTTCAAAAAGAAAAGGAAGCTCTGCAAAAAAAATTGGATGATGCCCAAAAAGTTTTAGAAAATAAAGAAGCTGAATTAGAACGGCAAAAAACTCAGTTAGCTCAAGATGAAAAAAAGTTAACCAAAGACCAGGCTGTGCTTCAGAGAAAATTATCTGATGAAAAGAAATCGCTTGAAAACAAATTAAAAGACCTTGAAACTACGCTAAAAAAAGAAAGAGCTTTATTCCATTACAATCTAGCTATAAGCTATTCAAAAGCTGGGATGAATGATGAGGCTATTGAAGAATACCGGAAATCTCTTACTTTTGATGAAAAGAACGCTGATGCTTATTACAACTTAGCTGTTCTTTACAAAGACATAAAAACAGACAACGCGAACGCTGTTTTTAATTACGAGAAATACCTTGAATTAAAGCCGGATGCGGATGATGCAGAAGAAGTAAAGAACACGATAAGCATTATAAAATCCAACTAA